The nucleotide sequence TTTCAGTTATTTTTTATCTAAGGCATGGCATTTTCCATATATGAGCTCGTTGATATGAGGATAATAATTGATAAAGTAAATTGTTTTTTGAAAAAAGTACAATACAAAAGGCCTTAACTAGTGGAGGACTAGAATGTAGAGAGCTGAGTTGTCAAACAAAAACTATTCTACCGAAATAAGTTTGCGACCAAGGTGGTGTATGCCGTTTAGCTCAAGTTATATTCTTTCGGTATAATGTAGAAGTGCCCGAGTATTAAGAAAAAAATGCAATTCGTATTCTCCTTGAAGCGGTTCGGGAATTTCGTCTCCATCTTCGCGCATGCTTTTGATACTATTAAAATAATTAATAATATTATATTGCGAATAAAATCGCTAAATGATAGAAAAAAAGTTATCAAAATGTTTGCAAATGATAGAAATATAGTTACCTTTGTGGCGTGATAATTAAATTAATATTAACCAATAAGAAAGGAGGACAATTTTGACAAAAACGGTTAGAGAAGTGATAGACCTTTTAAAAGAGAACGGATGGGAGCAATTATCATCCAAACATAGGGGAAAAGGTGGTCACAAAATTTTTGCCAAAAAGGGCGCTAGAAGGCCTATCGTTGTGCCAGGGAATCTAAACGACGAATTAAGAGATGGAACATTAATTTCAATTTTGAGGGAAGCGGGGCTTAAATAGCCCCCACCTTCAAAGCACAATATATATATACATACATTTATTTATAAATTTAGATTAAACAAACAATTAAAATGAAAACGCAAACAGTTAGAGCTATCGTAGAAAAAGCAGATAAAAACTTTTCTGCCTACCTTGATGGTATCGATGGTGTTGTTGTTACAGGAAATACAGTAGACGAAATAAAGAATAATATGTGTCTTGCTATTGATGATTATCTTCAAGTATGCAATGAATATGACTATGAAATTCCTGAAGAACTTAAAGGTGAATATGAGATCGTGTTTAAAATGGATGTTAAATCGTTGTTAGATTTTTATTCTGGGATTTTTACTAAATCAGGTTTAGAACGTATTACAGGTATTAATCAAAAACAATTATGGCATTATGCTTCAGGACTAAGAAATCCTAGACCTGAGCAAGCCCAGAAATTAGAATCGGCATTACATAAACTAGGACAAGAACTTTTGTCTATAAATTTATAAGTTTTAAAGTCTTATTTTTTTCATAAAAAAGGGGAGTATTTTACTCCCCTTTTTTATGAAGATACATTTGCTTTACGGGTGAACATGGCGCACCAACCGCCGTGGTCGTAGAAGGTGGAAGGAGATACCGGGATGATGGTGGCGGGGAACTCTAGCAGTTTGATTGCAGGGCATGCTTCGAGGGATTCTTGTTCTTGCTGCATGGTTTCGAGGATTGAGTTTAGGGTTGCCAGGTTGTTTTCCATCATCAGGGCTTCGTTGATGATGTCGTTGTTTGAGATTGTAAATTCGCTGGCTACTGTGATGGCCAGCTCTACTTCTGTATTTATGACGACTTGTCCCTGAAGGGTAATGTTACCGTATTCGACAAACAGGAGTTTCCCGCTCATGGCCTTGACATTGTCTGACAGGTATTTTTCGTTGATGCTGAAGATGTAGTTTGATATTCCTGTTTCGGCCTTTTTGGGGACCTCCTGGAGTTCTGAAATGAGGATGTCGTATCCTGATAAACGGGCGGGTTTTGGTAGTTTGCCTAGTTTATTGATAGCATCGGCTGATACGAACCCAGCGAAATAGGTCATTAATGAGCGTATATATTGTGCATTTAACATAGCGAGTCGATTTGTGAGATTGATAAATTGAGTAATGCGGGGAGTTCTTCCTTTTTAACGCCTTTCCCCAGGGCATCGGATATTGTTTTCTTGAGTGACTTTACCTGAGCATCGAAAAAGGTGATCACGGATTGATTGCTCATCTCGTCTATACCTCCGAAACCTGTTAATGACAGTTGCAGGATTGATTCGGAAAGGCCTAGGCTAATGCGGTCCGGATTATCATTTTTTGATCCGTTAAACAGCAAAGAATATACCGGGTGATTGACAAAGTAGGATGTGACTCCGGTAAACCATAGGTACACTGCATAACGCACAATGAACGGAACCCGTGTAAACCGTTCGTGATAGTTGCTGTTTACGGCATTTGCATGGCTATAATTACCAGGATAAAGAATAGCGCAAAGGTGGTTTAGTAACCGGGCATCCTGTGATTGGGCAAACGCGCGACTGATATCGAATGCATCGGCAAACTGACGGGCGGTGATATTTGTCTGCGTAATAATTCCGATATTGAAATACACCCCCCGGACCTTTTTTGTCCGGATCCTGATAAAAGGAATAGGGTTCCGAAGCATCATTGTGTTGATGATGGTTTGATCGTTTTCCTGACGCCAGGGAAATGCTATTTTTTCGGACAAGGCAACGAGGTTGTGGGTTATGTTCTCGCGAAGCTGGCTTTCTGTTTCCGGTTCCGGCCGGCTATTCCTGATCCAGTTATGCATAAGCGATTTGTAGGCGCTTTTTTTATAGAATAAGCGGTACCGGATGGCTGCTATTTGCATCCGTGAGTAGTAGATGCTTTTTGATGGCCATACGCAGACGAGTTTACGCGTTGGCTGATAACCGGTATATTTTATTAGTAGCAGTATCCGGACGTCGAGCTTTGAAAGTTGGCCCTGTATATGGTTAATCAGCACCTGAATGGTATAAAGAAATTGCTTGCGCGTGAGGGATTCCCAGCTGTTGGGAATCTGAAGCGTACGGGTTTGTAATTTGATTTGGATCATGGCTTAACAGTGATAAAATTTGTTTGACTCATTGTTTTGTGATTCGCGAACGGGACGGCGCTGTATCTGCTTTTCTCCCTGCAGGAGGCGGTCGAGGTCTGCCCAGTAACGTTCTGCTTCGCTGAAGAACTGCGTGCTGATACGGTCGCGGATGTAAGGTTCTGCTTGTGTCTTGTTACTTTTGCTTTGTTCGTTGTCGATATCTTTCCGGATGTTTTCGGGAAGATCGTCGTACGGAAGGCGTAGACATGCCTGGGCCATTACTGAATAACAGACCGCCCGGGCAATTGCTTCGTGATGATCGGCCCACTTTGCGTGGTCTTTTATCCGCGGGTTTAATTGGTTGATGGTTGTACTCAGGATAAGCCACTTTGCACGGGCAACAAAATAGGCGTTATCGATACCGAGCCATTTGCGGAAATCTTCCTGGCTTACGGGCATGGAAGAGAATTCCTTCTTTTCGTCTGAAGTATGCCAATCCGGATACTTTGTACTTTCGCCTTCGGTCGGGTCGTTGTTAAGGGTTTTGATAAGGTAGTCCATCCAGAACCAAGTGGTATTTATCAGTGCGTTCCGGAGTGCATCTTCCTGGTACTTGAAAATGGTTGTTTCGTCGTCGTTCTTTTTAACCGTAACGCCGTCGTTACTAATTCTTGCTATGAGAAAGATCAGCTGGTCATTAATGGTCATGTGGAGCATAGCGCGTTGGAGGGCATCACGTGCGGGGTCGTTGGCCTCGTCCATGATATCGTTCAATTGGTGATATGTTTTTTCTCCAATTACTTTTTGGATTTCTACTCCGGATTTGATTAGTCCGCTTTCGATGTTGTCGTAATTAAGCGTGACATTGATTCCTGAGATTCTTTTCTTTGCCTGTTCGGAAAAGGTGTCGCGGTCGAATGGAATTCTGATCATTTTGTTTAGTTATTTATGTTATTGGCCGGACGGTCGGCCGGAGTTGTTTCTTGTTGTTTTGCCGGTACATCAATTTGAAGCCCAAGTTTGATGCCTTGCTCTTTTACGCGAGGAAAGTTCATCCGGATTGCCCGGTTAAGGTCTTTCGTTACGTGATGTTCGGGGATGGTTAGAGCAATGGCATAGATCATGAAATTATAGAATACATCTGATCCGGATTTGCTGATAAGACCATCGGCTTCGACGTTACTTATGCTTGAGTTGATTCCTTTGCCGGCAAGGATTACCTGATCGGCCCGCTTATCGTAAGATATGAGCGAATCCAGGTATTCTTTAAATTTGCCGGGGAACTCTTTGAATTCCCAGCCGTCTTCTCCCCATTTGGTTGTTGCCCATAACTTACCCTGGTTCTTTCCTTCGCCGGAAAGAAAGGTGGTTATTTCTGTTAGTTTGTGGTTGATAAGATCGTCCATCATGCCTTCGTAGAATTCGTATGGTTCGCTAGTTAAGGGGTCGATAAGTTTTACTCCCTGGAACTCTGCCTGAAGTGGCATACTAGATGAGCCAACCATGTTTTGCCGGCAAAGGTCTTGCAGGATTTCTTTCATTTTAAGATACCAACTGCCCGGGATAACTACATGTACGTGAGCATTGAGGGCGTTCCTTAAATAAGAATTGATGTATTTGGGTGTAAGATTAGACCCTTTTATCCACTCGTACAACCCTTTGAACCACTCGTTGTATGGATATAGTTCTTTGGTGAATGTTTTGCTTTTTACCCAACTGATAGCGGTTTCGTACTGGAAGGGATTCTGGATCCGGAGACGGGGATATACTTCGAAGCCTCGTTTACCCGGGTTAAACCAATCGCCAACGAGGATAAACTGGCAGTCTTCATTGCGAATAGGTTGACCGGGATGTACCTTTGATCGTAGAACTCCCAGACGGGCCTTTTCGCTGCCTATATAGCTAAGAGCTGCGACAGGGAGTGTTCCGGTGCTGTTCTTTTTACCTGGAGCGATGATACGCCGGGACCGGGTAAAGTGATATTGAGATATACTTGATAGTACGTGGTAGTAGTCTGTGATGATATTGATAAGGTATTCCCACACGGATGGATATCCGTTGTCTTCCCAACTTTCTAGCCAGGCTTGTATTTCGGGATCCTGAACCGGGACTCTAGTTTTTTTCTGGTTTTTGCCTTCGCCAACGATTTCTTCTTTGTACAAGTATGGCCCTTTTCCGAACAAGAACTGGACTTGTTTAGACAAAAGTTCCGGAAGAAGTTTGTTGTCTGAGATGACGTTGTAGACTTCTTGCGGGTATAGGTTGTGCCCTTCGCCCCACATGGGTACCAGGTAATCGCCCATCTGAATGCCGGTGCTCTCGGACATGTAGTTTCGGTAGATGTTCCGATATTCTTGATTCATGACTTCGTTTCGCTCGGAAACGCCTTGTACCTCGAAGCTTAGTACTCCTCCGGATTTACTCTTAACGACTCCATGGGCACTTCCATATCGGGAAATGGTTATGGGTTCGTTGGTGTCTGAAGTCATGTCGATGACAACAGGTTGTTGTTCTTTATTCCTTTTCATTTGTAAACCAGTTTACTCTTTGCAGTTTGTATGTTGGTGGAAATCCTACGTATCTGATAAGTTTCTTGAAGCACTGACGGGGTTCTTCTGTGTCCAGGTCTTCGTATGGCAGATAGTGATCCGGATCGGTTTCGGCCTGGTCACTACGCATGGAGGCCCTAAGCCGGCAACGCTCTACTTTACGCATGCCGTCTGTTGTTCGTTTGCGCAAGTTGCACGTGAGGTGTATGAGGGTGAAATGCGCACCGGGTACTTTCTTGA is from uncultured Macellibacteroides sp. and encodes:
- a CDS encoding antitoxin HicB, whose translation is MKTQTVRAIVEKADKNFSAYLDGIDGVVVTGNTVDEIKNNMCLAIDDYLQVCNEYDYEIPEELKGEYEIVFKMDVKSLLDFYSGIFTKSGLERITGINQKQLWHYASGLRNPRPEQAQKLESALHKLGQELLSINL